In one Pseudomonas sp. R84 genomic region, the following are encoded:
- a CDS encoding VOC family protein: MSLSPFHLAIPVYDLAAARTFYGEVFGLAEGRSSTQWVDFDFYGHQLVIHEHPKTASQESVHSNPVDGHDVPVPHFGIILGWQQWEALAERLKSFGTEFVIEPYIRFQGQVGEQATMFLFDPCGNALEFKAFKDMSQLFAK; encoded by the coding sequence ATGAGCCTCTCGCCTTTTCACCTCGCTATCCCCGTTTACGATCTGGCTGCAGCGCGCACCTTTTACGGTGAAGTCTTTGGTCTTGCAGAAGGGCGCTCCAGTACTCAGTGGGTCGACTTCGATTTTTATGGCCACCAACTGGTCATCCACGAACACCCGAAAACCGCGTCCCAGGAAAGTGTTCACAGCAACCCGGTCGACGGTCACGACGTTCCGGTTCCGCACTTCGGCATCATTCTGGGATGGCAACAGTGGGAAGCATTGGCCGAACGCCTGAAGTCCTTTGGCACCGAGTTTGTGATCGAACCGTACATTCGCTTTCAGGGGCAGGTCGGCGAGCAAGCCACCATGTTTCTCTTTGATCCGTGCGGCAACGCTCTGGAATTCAAGGCTTTCAAGGATATGAGCCAGCTCTTCGCCAAATGA
- a CDS encoding cation:dicarboxylase symporter family transporter: MKRIPLVWQIVAGLLLGVLVGWYFNTHPQYQTWVSAEILKPLGDIFIKMMKMVVVPIVFCCMILGIAGGGDNKSFGRMGIKSLGYFFAITALAIVVGLCFANIFEPGTGTDISGLSHGTASINMEPSKGALVILQNIVPDNVLVAMSEAKLLSVLFFAVLFGLALNALPREKSAPAIALVQSISDAMFKVVSIVMAYAPIGVFGMIGATVATFGFASLLPLLKLIGVVYLALVVFALVILGGICYLIGENIFKLIRYFRSELILAFSSAASAAVMPQLMTRLESYGVPRRIVSFVVPVGYAFNLDGASIFLGVATIFVAQLYGIDLSLSQQILLVVTMVLTSKGAAGVPGFAIIILSATLASAGLPLEGVALIAGIFRIIDSGTTTLNVLGNAIAPLVIAKWERATLEPARVRPAAEV, encoded by the coding sequence ATGAAACGTATTCCCCTGGTGTGGCAAATCGTTGCCGGGCTGTTGCTTGGCGTGCTCGTCGGTTGGTATTTCAACACCCATCCGCAGTATCAAACATGGGTGAGTGCGGAGATCTTGAAGCCTCTGGGCGACATCTTTATCAAGATGATGAAGATGGTGGTGGTACCGATTGTGTTCTGCTGCATGATCCTGGGCATTGCCGGCGGTGGCGATAACAAGTCGTTTGGCCGCATGGGCATCAAGTCGCTGGGGTATTTCTTTGCGATAACCGCGCTGGCGATTGTGGTCGGCCTGTGTTTCGCAAATATCTTCGAGCCGGGTACCGGCACCGATATTTCCGGCCTGTCCCACGGCACGGCGTCGATCAACATGGAGCCGTCAAAAGGTGCGCTGGTGATCCTGCAGAACATCGTGCCGGACAATGTTCTGGTGGCGATGTCGGAAGCGAAATTGCTCTCGGTGCTGTTCTTCGCCGTGCTGTTCGGCCTCGCCCTGAACGCGCTGCCGAGAGAAAAAAGTGCACCGGCCATTGCGCTGGTTCAGAGCATTTCCGATGCGATGTTCAAGGTTGTCTCAATCGTCATGGCCTACGCACCGATAGGTGTCTTCGGCATGATCGGCGCGACTGTCGCGACGTTTGGGTTTGCCTCGCTGTTGCCGTTGCTCAAGTTGATCGGCGTGGTTTACCTGGCGCTGGTGGTTTTCGCCTTGGTGATACTCGGCGGAATTTGCTACTTGATTGGCGAGAACATTTTCAAATTGATTCGCTACTTCCGCAGTGAATTGATTCTGGCGTTTTCAAGTGCCGCATCCGCCGCCGTCATGCCGCAGTTGATGACCCGGTTGGAGAGCTACGGTGTACCGCGTCGGATCGTCAGTTTCGTGGTGCCGGTGGGTTATGCATTCAATCTGGACGGCGCTTCGATTTTCCTTGGCGTCGCGACGATCTTCGTCGCGCAACTCTATGGCATCGACCTGTCGCTGTCGCAGCAGATCCTGCTGGTGGTGACGATGGTACTGACATCGAAAGGCGCGGCAGGTGTGCCCGGGTTTGCCATCATCATTCTCTCCGCAACGTTGGCTTCAGCCGGTTTGCCCCTGGAGGGTGTGGCATTGATCGCGGGTATTTTCAGGATCATCGACAGCGGTACGACCACGCTGAATGTATTGGGCAATGCCATTGCACCGCTGGTGATTGCCAAGTGGGAAAGAGCAACGCTTGAACCTGCACGCGTTCGTCCTGCGGCCGAAGTGTGA
- a CDS encoding alkene reductase: MIDNAVDTDLFSPMAMGALQLANRIVMAPVTRSRMADDGVPNEMHATYYAQRASAGLIIAEATNISAQGRGYAMTPGIWSQAQVAGWKKVTDAVHAAGGKIVSQLWHVGRFSSVELQPNGESPVAPSAIKAEGSTYTEKGFVEVSMPRALETSEIPGIIEQYKLAAENAKRAGFDGVEVHSANSYLLDQFLRDSTNQRTDRYGGAIENRARLTLEVTEAVVSIWGSDRVGIRLSPVTPDAGNTPPDSNVMATYGYLIQQLNRFNLAYLHFVEGATATSRTVPAGVDLDALSAQFEGAFIGNNNYDLAMALERRAQGRIDAVAFGRLFIANPDLVERLRHGLELTIAPRESYYGGGAKGYIDWPTANA, translated from the coding sequence ATGATTGATAACGCTGTGGATACCGACCTTTTTTCGCCCATGGCCATGGGTGCGCTGCAATTGGCCAATCGAATTGTCATGGCGCCCGTCACGCGCAGCCGGATGGCTGATGACGGTGTGCCGAATGAAATGCACGCGACGTATTACGCCCAACGCGCCAGTGCAGGCTTGATCATCGCCGAAGCGACGAACATTTCCGCTCAGGGCCGTGGCTATGCGATGACCCCGGGAATCTGGTCGCAAGCGCAGGTCGCCGGGTGGAAGAAAGTCACCGATGCCGTACACGCGGCCGGCGGAAAAATCGTCAGCCAGTTGTGGCATGTCGGGCGTTTCTCCAGTGTCGAGTTGCAGCCCAATGGCGAATCGCCTGTGGCACCTTCGGCGATCAAGGCTGAGGGCAGCACGTACACCGAGAAAGGTTTTGTCGAAGTGTCGATGCCGCGTGCGCTTGAGACCTCGGAAATTCCGGGAATCATCGAGCAGTACAAACTGGCTGCTGAGAACGCCAAGCGCGCCGGTTTCGATGGCGTGGAAGTGCATTCGGCCAACAGTTATCTGCTCGACCAGTTTCTGCGCGATTCGACCAATCAGCGCACGGACCGATACGGCGGCGCCATCGAAAACCGTGCGCGGCTGACGCTGGAAGTCACCGAAGCGGTGGTGTCCATCTGGGGCAGCGACCGCGTCGGTATCCGCCTTTCACCCGTAACCCCCGATGCCGGCAATACGCCGCCCGACAGCAATGTCATGGCGACATACGGCTACCTGATCCAGCAACTCAATCGATTCAATCTGGCCTACCTGCATTTCGTCGAAGGCGCCACCGCCACATCTCGAACCGTGCCGGCGGGCGTGGACCTGGACGCGCTGAGTGCGCAGTTCGAAGGCGCGTTCATTGGCAACAACAACTATGACCTGGCGATGGCGCTTGAGCGTCGGGCGCAGGGGCGTATCGACGCGGTGGCGTTTGGTCGCCTGTTTATTGCCAACCCCGATCTGGTGGAACGTCTGCGGCACGGTCTCGAACTGACCATTGCGCCGCGTGAGAGTTACTACGGCGGGGGCGCCAAAGGCTACATCGACTGGCCAACCGCCAACGCTTGA
- a CDS encoding SDR family oxidoreductase yields the protein MNYLHNKVAIVTGASSGIGAATTRALAAHGVRVVAAALDEHGLAAFVAELREAGHDVAAFTTDVTRLDQTRALARFAQDTYGAVDILVNNAGLMLFSNWVDLAVADWDKMIDVNIKGYLNATAAVLPMMLEHKSGQILNMDSVAGHQVGPAAGVYSATKFFVQAMTESMRKELGVQHGIRVNTVSPGVINTGWADKVSDPQGRKAAQELNRIAIAPDDIARAVIYALNQPENVTVNDLIISPTRQDW from the coding sequence ATGAACTATCTGCACAACAAAGTCGCCATCGTCACCGGCGCATCGTCCGGTATCGGGGCGGCAACCACACGTGCGCTGGCAGCACACGGCGTTCGCGTCGTTGCCGCCGCGCTGGATGAACACGGTCTGGCAGCCTTCGTCGCCGAGTTGCGTGAGGCCGGTCATGACGTGGCTGCATTTACCACGGATGTGACCCGGCTGGATCAAACCCGGGCGCTCGCCAGATTCGCGCAGGACACCTATGGCGCTGTCGACATTCTGGTGAACAACGCCGGGCTGATGCTGTTCTCCAACTGGGTCGATCTGGCCGTGGCGGATTGGGACAAGATGATCGACGTGAACATCAAGGGCTATCTCAATGCCACAGCAGCCGTGCTGCCAATGATGCTGGAGCACAAGTCCGGGCAGATCCTCAACATGGACTCGGTGGCCGGCCATCAGGTCGGGCCGGCGGCGGGTGTTTACAGCGCCACCAAATTTTTCGTGCAAGCCATGACGGAGTCCATGCGCAAAGAGCTGGGTGTGCAGCACGGCATCCGCGTCAACACGGTCAGCCCCGGTGTCATCAATACCGGCTGGGCGGACAAGGTCAGTGATCCACAAGGGCGCAAGGCTGCCCAGGAACTGAACCGCATCGCCATCGCACCTGACGATATCGCGCGTGCCGTGATCTACGCGCTCAATCAGCCGGAAAACGTCACCGTCAACGACCTGATCATTTCGCCGACGCGCCAGGACTGGTAA
- a CDS encoding nuclear transport factor 2 family protein, whose product MSKNIKAVPTAEYNAVIATANQYVEGLRIGSAQGVAQAFHKEAVMYGFTNGELLGGPIKNLFDFVEKNGAAPEISTRLDVLAITPTTAVVRVDMETDAIGADYNDYLTLIKIDGAWKVIAKVYHQFEV is encoded by the coding sequence ATGTCCAAGAACATTAAAGCCGTGCCGACGGCTGAATACAACGCTGTCATCGCGACCGCCAATCAATACGTCGAAGGCCTTCGCATTGGCAGCGCGCAAGGCGTCGCTCAAGCCTTCCATAAAGAGGCAGTGATGTACGGTTTCACCAACGGCGAACTGCTCGGCGGCCCGATCAAGAACCTGTTTGATTTTGTCGAGAAGAACGGCGCAGCCCCCGAAATCAGCACGCGACTCGACGTGCTGGCGATCACCCCGACCACTGCGGTGGTGCGTGTGGACATGGAAACGGATGCAATTGGCGCCGACTACAACGACTACCTGACCCTGATCAAAATCGACGGAGCCTGGAAGGTCATCGCCAAGGTGTATCACCAGTTCGAGGTCTGA
- a CDS encoding SRPBCC family protein produces MPMVEFDAVVDGDAQQVWSVLKQFGQIQNWHPSIVSSQIEGGAAQRVGCIRTLTLTDGAVVRERLLAIDDSALSLSYRFEEAPLPLDNYVASVKLVALTGQNKTLISWSASFDPQELNTAEHYQALIQSLIVEGHSGLQALLAQL; encoded by the coding sequence ATGCCGATGGTTGAGTTTGACGCTGTCGTGGACGGCGATGCACAACAGGTCTGGAGTGTGTTGAAGCAGTTTGGCCAGATTCAGAACTGGCATCCTTCGATCGTGAGCAGCCAGATCGAAGGCGGGGCGGCGCAGAGGGTGGGTTGCATTCGCACCCTCACGCTGACCGATGGCGCGGTTGTCAGAGAACGCTTGTTGGCGATTGATGACTCAGCATTATCGCTGTCCTATCGCTTTGAAGAGGCACCTTTACCGCTGGACAACTACGTGGCCAGCGTGAAGTTGGTCGCTTTAACGGGACAGAACAAAACGCTCATCAGTTGGTCGGCAAGTTTCGATCCTCAAGAACTGAATACCGCTGAGCACTATCAGGCACTGATCCAAAGCCTGATCGTTGAGGGGCACAGCGGGCTGCAGGCATTGCTCGCTCAGCTTTAA
- a CDS encoding helix-turn-helix transcriptional regulator, producing the protein MREISSHPYQNTPRDAVVTAIDYADGTLFPLHDHQRGQFAYAASGVITVFTDDGNWVVPPQRGIWVPAQLPHSMQMRGPVKLHNTYIRKQAAQRLGLPGHCQVLDVSPLLRHLLLKAIDVPARYSTQGHDGHLMGLLLHEIASMPALSLNAPLPAEPRLAMVCRAFLQQPSLEVGIDDMAQRAGMSRRTFTRHFRLHTGISYIEWRQQACLLAAIVMLGKGQSVTEVAMDLGYSSSSAFATVFKQVLGEVPSRYF; encoded by the coding sequence ATGCGAGAAATCTCCAGCCATCCCTATCAGAACACCCCGCGCGATGCCGTCGTGACTGCCATTGACTACGCGGACGGCACGCTGTTCCCACTGCACGATCATCAGCGCGGCCAATTTGCCTACGCGGCCAGCGGCGTCATCACCGTTTTTACCGATGACGGCAACTGGGTCGTGCCGCCGCAACGCGGCATCTGGGTACCCGCGCAACTGCCGCACTCCATGCAAATGCGCGGGCCTGTCAAGCTGCACAACACCTATATCCGCAAACAAGCGGCGCAGCGCCTCGGACTGCCGGGGCACTGTCAGGTACTGGACGTGTCGCCGTTGTTGCGCCATTTGCTGTTGAAAGCCATCGATGTACCCGCGCGCTATTCCACTCAAGGGCATGACGGCCATTTGATGGGCTTGCTGCTGCATGAAATCGCCAGCATGCCGGCGCTTTCGCTCAATGCGCCGTTACCGGCAGAACCTAGACTGGCAATGGTGTGCCGCGCGTTTCTGCAACAGCCTTCGCTGGAGGTCGGTATCGACGACATGGCGCAACGTGCTGGCATGAGTCGACGCACCTTCACCCGACACTTTCGACTGCACACCGGGATCAGCTACATCGAATGGCGGCAGCAAGCCTGTCTGCTGGCGGCGATTGTCATGCTGGGCAAAGGTCAGTCGGTCACAGAGGTCGCGATGGACTTGGGCTACAGCAGTTCCAGTGCGTTTGCGACGGTGTTCAAGCAAGTGTTGGGGGAAGTGCCGAGTCGGTACTTTTAG
- a CDS encoding EamA family transporter, with product MQKKHLVLAVLVTAVWGLNFPVTKLGLAAIDPLLLTALRFTLAALPWVFFVERPRVAFHWLAAYGLIFGVAMWALINLGIAWGVPPGTASLLIQVSAFFTLGWGVVFFGERLGRLQWLGTLLAAAGLIGIVLSRPGDASTAGLALVIGSAVAWSIGNVVIKVSKVREIFAFVVWASLFPPIPLMLLTWLLHGSAPFTALPSQLNAITVFSLAFQVYAATHFSYWGWNLLLREYPMSRVAPLSLLIPVFGIFSSMAIFGQFPSPGDWFLILLVLLAIALGSGHLHAMFLRLRVRH from the coding sequence ATGCAAAAGAAGCATCTTGTACTCGCCGTTCTGGTGACGGCTGTCTGGGGATTGAATTTCCCCGTGACCAAACTCGGACTGGCCGCTATCGACCCGCTGTTGCTGACCGCGCTGCGTTTCACGTTGGCTGCATTGCCCTGGGTGTTTTTCGTCGAGCGTCCACGCGTAGCGTTCCACTGGCTGGCTGCTTACGGATTGATTTTCGGTGTGGCGATGTGGGCGTTGATCAACCTTGGTATTGCGTGGGGCGTGCCCCCCGGAACGGCATCGTTGCTGATCCAGGTCAGTGCATTTTTCACCTTGGGCTGGGGCGTGGTCTTCTTCGGCGAGCGCCTGGGACGGCTGCAATGGCTTGGCACTCTGCTGGCCGCCGCCGGCCTGATAGGCATCGTACTGAGCCGCCCCGGCGACGCATCAACGGCGGGTTTGGCGTTGGTCATTGGCAGCGCCGTGGCGTGGAGCATTGGCAACGTCGTGATCAAAGTCTCGAAGGTGCGGGAGATTTTCGCATTCGTGGTGTGGGCGAGCTTGTTTCCTCCGATCCCGCTCATGCTGCTGACGTGGCTGCTGCATGGCTCGGCACCGTTCACGGCATTGCCGTCGCAGCTCAATGCGATAACCGTGTTTTCACTCGCGTTTCAGGTCTACGCCGCGACGCACTTCAGTTACTGGGGATGGAACCTGCTGTTGCGCGAATACCCGATGTCGCGAGTGGCGCCGTTGTCGCTGTTGATCCCTGTGTTCGGGATCTTCAGCTCGATGGCGATATTCGGGCAATTCCCAAGTCCGGGCGATTGGTTTTTGATTTTGCTGGTGTTACTGGCAATCGCCTTGGGATCAGGGCACCTGCACGCAATGTTTCTTCGCCTTCGTGTGCGCCATTGA
- a CDS encoding DUF2986 domain-containing protein, protein MNRQKKLKQLFKEKAKKASAKLAPKKPKYISKADRAKLEAEAAEPVETSES, encoded by the coding sequence ATGAATCGTCAAAAGAAACTCAAGCAGTTATTCAAGGAAAAGGCCAAAAAGGCCAGCGCCAAACTCGCGCCGAAAAAGCCCAAGTACATCAGCAAGGCTGACCGGGCGAAACTGGAAGCTGAAGCCGCAGAGCCAGTCGAAACCAGCGAAAGCTGA
- a CDS encoding alpha/beta hydrolase, which produces MTRPLLAALALTALSFQAYADVVPFPPTFHTQDIKVEGATMHVRVGGKGPAVVLLHGFGDTGDMWAPLAADLARDHTVVVPDLRGMGLSSIPADGYDKKTQAGDIRQVLSALKIEHSVVIGHDIGTMVAFAYAARYPELTERLVVMDAPVPGITPWNDIVRSPMLWHFDFGGADMERLVAGRERIYLDRFWNEFAGTPAKVDEGTRQHYARLYARPGAMHAAFAQFRSIRQDALDNAPVLHKHLSMPVLAVGGEKSFGNNEAIVMRNAADNVTEVVIPAAGHWLMEEAPAPTIKAVRDFIAM; this is translated from the coding sequence ATGACTCGTCCGCTACTGGCCGCCCTCGCCCTTACTGCCCTGAGTTTCCAGGCTTATGCCGACGTCGTCCCCTTCCCGCCGACCTTCCACACTCAGGACATCAAGGTCGAAGGCGCGACAATGCATGTGCGGGTCGGTGGCAAGGGTCCGGCCGTGGTGCTGTTGCATGGCTTCGGTGATACCGGCGACATGTGGGCGCCGCTGGCGGCGGATCTGGCCCGCGATCACACCGTGGTGGTGCCGGATCTGCGCGGCATGGGTTTGTCTTCGATTCCGGCGGACGGCTACGACAAGAAGACCCAGGCCGGCGACATTCGTCAGGTGTTGAGCGCGCTGAAGATCGAGCACTCGGTGGTCATCGGGCATGACATCGGCACCATGGTCGCGTTCGCCTATGCCGCGCGCTATCCCGAACTGACCGAGCGCCTGGTGGTGATGGACGCGCCCGTGCCCGGTATCACACCTTGGAACGATATCGTTCGTTCGCCGATGCTCTGGCACTTCGACTTTGGCGGTGCGGACATGGAGCGTCTGGTGGCTGGACGCGAGCGCATCTACCTCGACCGCTTCTGGAACGAGTTCGCCGGCACCCCGGCCAAAGTCGATGAGGGCACCCGCCAGCACTACGCCAGGCTTTACGCCCGCCCTGGCGCCATGCACGCCGCGTTCGCGCAGTTTCGCAGCATTCGTCAGGACGCCCTCGACAACGCCCCCGTCCTGCACAAACACTTGAGCATGCCGGTGCTGGCCGTGGGCGGTGAAAAGTCCTTCGGCAACAACGAAGCGATCGTCATGCGCAATGCTGCGGACAACGTCACCGAGGTGGTGATTCCGGCGGCAGGACATTGGTTGATGGAAGAAGCCCCGGCGCCGACCATCAAGGCTGTGCGCGACTTTATCGCGATGTGA
- a CDS encoding VOC family protein encodes MDLKFSHIDVLVKDLEQACAYYAQILQARISTTQIWNRGGLHVRYAVALIGQERFMLVQPLAGNLKDLLDTVGEGMIYRHCYTTPDIELAYDELLASGVQPEDENGQPLTRENLQSPSGTRIIWLPKRFGHFSIEILEEQALGAFIEAAFASE; translated from the coding sequence ATGGATTTGAAGTTCAGCCACATCGACGTACTGGTCAAAGACCTTGAACAAGCTTGTGCCTATTACGCGCAGATACTGCAGGCGCGGATCTCCACAACGCAGATATGGAATCGCGGGGGCCTGCACGTACGCTATGCCGTCGCGTTGATCGGTCAGGAACGCTTCATGCTGGTCCAGCCGCTGGCGGGCAATCTCAAGGATCTGTTGGATACGGTTGGCGAAGGCATGATTTACCGCCATTGCTACACGACCCCTGATATCGAATTGGCCTACGACGAACTGCTCGCCAGCGGGGTTCAGCCGGAGGACGAAAACGGCCAGCCGCTGACTCGCGAGAACCTGCAATCGCCGTCCGGAACGCGCATCATCTGGCTGCCGAAACGCTTCGGACATTTCTCGATCGAGATTCTTGAAGAGCAGGCGCTGGGGGCGTTTATCGAGGCAGCGTTCGCTTCTGAATGA
- a CDS encoding anti-virulence regulator CigR family protein produces MIKSRRLIATVSSLALVFSSAMALADPGNGKGQGNGKGNPQNMQGHGNQKGNGNKGNNAGGDWSHGPSIDRGNVLGIVGGYRDYWSPGPALPPGIQKNLARGKPLPPGIAKKLDGRLVGHLPHYDGYEWQQVGTDLILVALATGLIYEVLNGAFD; encoded by the coding sequence ATGATCAAGTCACGCAGGTTGATTGCAACGGTTTCTTCGCTGGCGCTGGTTTTCAGCTCGGCGATGGCATTGGCCGATCCCGGCAACGGAAAGGGGCAGGGCAATGGCAAGGGTAATCCGCAGAACATGCAGGGCCACGGTAACCAGAAAGGTAATGGCAACAAGGGCAACAACGCTGGGGGTGACTGGAGTCATGGCCCAAGCATCGATCGCGGCAATGTGCTCGGAATTGTTGGCGGCTACCGCGACTACTGGAGCCCGGGCCCCGCGCTGCCGCCGGGCATCCAAAAGAACCTTGCACGCGGCAAACCGCTGCCGCCCGGGATCGCGAAAAAGCTCGATGGACGCCTGGTAGGGCACCTGCCGCATTACGATGGCTACGAATGGCAGCAGGTGGGCACGGATCTGATCCTGGTCGCGCTGGCAACCGGGCTGATTTATGAGGTGCTCAACGGCGCATTTGATTAA
- a CDS encoding quinone oxidoreductase: MVSVIRLEQFGNQDVLQMQITDWQAPGPGEVWLEQEAVGVNFLDVTQRKGAVAVPLPSGLGLEGAGRVAAIGAGVSNISVGDRVAYATGPLGAYASARLFPAERLVRIPDSLSCDEAAAVMFKGITAQYLLKSTYPVGPGTTLLLYGVAGGLGAIMASWAKHLGATVIGVVSKQASVEKARASGCDEVLVFDAETLAADVARLTDGQKVDVVYDPIGRLSFQASLDSLRPRGLMVSFGASSGAPAAVELATLNSKGSLFLTRPSLAAHTATVAEYQARAQDVLAAVAAGIIQPHIWASYPLADAALAHADLESGRSSGAIILKP; encoded by the coding sequence ATGGTTTCCGTGATCCGGCTTGAGCAGTTTGGCAATCAAGACGTACTGCAAATGCAGATAACCGATTGGCAGGCACCAGGGCCCGGTGAAGTCTGGCTTGAGCAGGAAGCGGTAGGTGTCAACTTTCTCGACGTGACCCAACGCAAGGGCGCGGTCGCGGTTCCTCTGCCTTCCGGCCTTGGACTGGAGGGCGCGGGACGTGTGGCTGCGATTGGTGCAGGTGTGAGCAACATCAGCGTCGGGGATCGTGTCGCCTACGCCACCGGGCCATTGGGGGCTTACGCCTCGGCGCGGCTCTTCCCCGCTGAGCGCCTGGTCAGAATTCCTGACTCCTTGTCATGCGATGAGGCAGCCGCAGTCATGTTCAAGGGCATCACCGCGCAGTACCTGTTGAAATCCACTTATCCCGTAGGGCCGGGTACCACCCTTCTGCTTTACGGGGTGGCGGGCGGTTTGGGGGCGATCATGGCGTCATGGGCCAAGCATCTGGGAGCGACGGTGATCGGTGTCGTGTCGAAGCAGGCCAGTGTCGAAAAAGCTCGGGCGTCGGGTTGTGATGAGGTGCTGGTGTTCGACGCCGAGACCCTGGCAGCGGACGTCGCGCGACTCACCGATGGACAGAAGGTCGATGTGGTGTATGACCCGATCGGGCGGTTGTCTTTTCAGGCGTCACTGGACAGCCTGCGTCCACGTGGTTTGATGGTGTCGTTCGGCGCCTCATCCGGTGCGCCGGCAGCGGTGGAACTGGCGACACTCAACAGCAAGGGCTCGCTGTTTTTGACGCGTCCCTCACTGGCCGCGCACACGGCAACGGTCGCTGAGTATCAGGCGCGCGCGCAAGATGTTCTGGCCGCTGTCGCAGCCGGTATTATCCAACCGCATATCTGGGCAAGCTATCCATTGGCCGATGCCGCGTTGGCCCATGCCGACCTGGAATCGGGCCGATCTTCAGGGGCGATCATTCTAAAACCATGA
- a CDS encoding LysR family transcriptional regulator, whose amino-acid sequence MNLDVLSNQHGDEIAAFLAVASQGSFVAAGRLLQRHPTIISKRLAAMEQRLGVRLVERSTRRVRITEAGAQLEQRLRSAVELMNDAQQQAAQGAGEIRGTLRLALPAAMGRLWLGPMLPEFLKAHPQVSIIADYSEGLVDIIEQGFDAAIRIGELEDNRLIATKLCDHRRILCASPAYLQAHGVPATPEDLLQHNCLRFSGLASFPLWRLHRGHELQTVSVKGNLTASDSESLLAAARADAGILGAGDWLMSRDIAAGKLIHVLPDWQLDSAGGVYLVRPSARFPTAVVVAFKQWLEAKFAPAPPWAF is encoded by the coding sequence ATGAATCTCGATGTTTTGAGCAATCAGCACGGCGACGAAATCGCTGCCTTCCTCGCCGTCGCCTCGCAGGGTTCCTTTGTCGCGGCGGGGCGGCTGCTGCAACGCCATCCGACGATCATCTCCAAGCGCCTTGCCGCCATGGAGCAACGCCTGGGTGTTCGCCTTGTCGAGCGCTCGACCCGCCGGGTGCGCATCACCGAGGCCGGCGCCCAACTCGAACAGCGCCTGCGCTCCGCCGTTGAGCTGATGAACGACGCGCAGCAGCAAGCGGCGCAGGGTGCCGGCGAAATTCGCGGCACGTTGCGCCTCGCATTGCCGGCTGCCATGGGCCGCCTCTGGCTGGGGCCGATGTTGCCGGAGTTTCTCAAGGCGCATCCGCAGGTCTCGATTATTGCCGACTACAGCGAGGGGCTGGTCGACATCATCGAGCAGGGTTTTGACGCCGCCATTCGTATTGGCGAGCTGGAGGATAATCGGTTGATCGCGACGAAGCTTTGCGACCACCGGCGGATTCTGTGCGCCTCGCCAGCCTACCTCCAGGCCCATGGCGTGCCCGCAACACCTGAGGATTTACTTCAGCACAACTGCCTACGCTTCAGTGGGTTGGCATCTTTTCCGCTGTGGCGCCTTCATCGTGGTCATGAACTGCAAACCGTCAGCGTCAAAGGCAACCTGACCGCCAGTGACAGCGAGTCGCTGCTTGCCGCTGCCCGAGCAGATGCCGGCATTCTGGGCGCGGGAGACTGGTTGATGAGCCGCGATATCGCCGCCGGAAAGCTGATTCATGTCCTGCCTGACTGGCAACTCGACAGCGCTGGAGGCGTTTATCTGGTCAGACCATCGGCGCGGTTTCCAACGGCGGTGGTCGTCGCGTTCAAGCAATGGCTCGAAGCGAAGTTCGCGCCCGCGCCGCCGTGGGCTTTTTGA